From Paraburkholderia sprentiae WSM5005:
GCCGCCGTTTCCAGTCGCGACAATGCTGCAGATCCATTTCATGCAGCAGTGGTTCGGGTTGTCTGACCCGGCGATGGAAGAGGCACTATACGACGTACCGCTGTACCGCGAGTTCGCGGGACTGGATGGCGGGGTGACGCGTTTGCCGGACGAAAGTACGATCCTGCGGTTTCGTCACCTGCTGGAAGCTCATGGCCTGGCGGAGCAGATGCTCGCATTGGTCAATGAGATGCTGACCGAGAAAGGTTTGCCGCTCAACACCGGATCGGCAGTCGACGCCACGCTGATTCCAGCGCCCCGTTCGACGAAGAACGGCTCCGGCACACGAGACCCGGAAATGCAGTCGACGCAAAGACGTGGCAACTGGTACTTCGGGATGAAGGCCCATATCGGTGTGGACGCGGAATCGGGCCTGGTTCACACTGTAGTGGTCCAATGGTCCTGGACACCTCTAAAGGGGATAATTCTCCAACTGAGGTGAGAGATGAGCAGACGGAACCTGACTGACGAATTTAAGGTTGAAGCGGTGCATCTGGTGGTGACGCAGGGCTATTCATTTTCGAAGGCCTGCGAGGCACTGGGTGTGGGCGATACGGCGCTGCGGCGCTAGGTGGCGCAATGGCGCGCCCGGCAGGCTGAGCCGCCGCGCAACGAGATGCAGATCATGGCTGACCAGCGGCGCATCCGTGAGCTGGAAGCGCGTGTGATGGAGCTCGAAAGGGAGCGCGAGATACTAAAAAAGTCTACGACGGGTTCAACCGGTGATTGCAACACCCATGCTGGCGTTTAGTTTATCTGCAGGCGTCATGAAACCCAACGTCTTTCTGGGTCGTTGATTCAGCTGCAGGGCGATTTTGTTCAGATCGCCTTGCGAGTAGCCGGCCAAACTGGTGCCTTTGGGGAAGTACTGCCGGAGCAGTCCGTTGGTATTCTCGTTCGTGCCACGCTGCCACGGGCTTTGGGGATCGCAGAAGTAGACCTGCACGTCGGTCGCGACTGTGAATTGCTTGTGCTGTGCGAGTTCCATGCCCCGGTCCCATGTGACCGATGGGCTGAGTTCCGCAGGCAGCTTGCGAACCTGTTTGCTCAGCGCGGAGACGACACTTTCCGTGTCCTTGCCCTTTACCTTCACAAGGATGGTGAAGCGCGAATGACGCTCTACCAGGGTCGCAATGTGTGTTTTGTTCGAGCCGCTCAGAAAGTCGCGTTCCCAGTGCCCCGGAACAGCCCGGTCTTCGGCTTCGGCAGGCCGTTCGCGGATTGATACCACATCAATGATCTGTCCGCGCGGTTGTCCCTTTGCTGACGCTTTCTTCGAACGTCGCATCATCCGGCGCGTGCGCAGATGCTTCATCAGTTCCGCTTTCAGCACTCCACGGGCCTGGATGAACAGACTGCGGTAAATCGTTTCGTGTGAGACCTGCATTGTTGCATCATCGGGATACTGCTGCTTCAACCAGCCGGCGATCTGCTGTGGCGCCCATTTCAGTTGCAGCTTTCTGCCGACTAGCCGACGCAGTTTAGCGTTCACGGCAAGACGGCAGGGTTTCGGTCGCCTGGCCCTATGCCAAGCGCTTGCGTCAGCCAGCGCTGCCCTATATTTGTCCAGCCCGCCATGGCGGGCTATTTCACGACTGATCGTCGACGGTGACCGGCCCAGGCTCGCTGCGATCTGACGGATTGAAACGTCTGCATGGATGCCACGCGAGATTTCTTCTCTCTCGGCAAGCGTCAGCACTCGGGCCGATCGCTTCCTTATCATTGGCATGATGCCGCCATGCGGTCGCACGATCGCATGAATCGACGCCGCATGCTTGCCGAGCGAGCGGCCGATGTCGCTTAACGACTCACCATCTTTCCATCTCTGCCACAACAACGTCTTTTGTGCAGGTGATAGCCCGCATCTTCATTTTTGATTCACCTACTTTTCCTCTTGGGCCGACATTAGACCAGAAGGTGTTGCAACGACCGGTTGAGCGCGACGCGGCGTATTTTATTCGACATGATCCGCAATCTCCGCCATCAACTCATCGACCTGCGAACGCAGTCGGCGCAGGTCGTCCGTGCGCAACCAGGAGCGCCCCGCTGCCGCCTGGGCGAACGAGTCCGGTGCGTCGGCGTCAATCCATGACGCCATGATGGACACCAGCCGGCCATCGCCGTTGTAGAACATCACGCGGCCTCGCCCCAGTTCTGTCGTCGTGTGCGACGTGGAGGAGGCTACCGCGCTGAGGATGGAATGGATGGCTGATTTCGGCCGTTGCGACCGCCTGATCGTCGTCACGAAAAGCAGTTGCTGACTTACGATAAAGCCAAGGTCGAGCAGGGCGTGCTTCTTGCCCAACGCTACATTCTCGCCCGACCTCGTAATCACCGTTTCTTTAGCTTGACCGAGGCAAACTCCGCGATCGCGCCACTCCTGTTTCGATTTGAACAACAAACCCTTCAAGCTTACAAAGCCGAAACAACGTAACCTGACATGAATCATGCCGCGTAACGAACTGACGGATGCTGAAACATGGATCGGACCAAAGCCGGAATTCTCTGCAACGAGCGCAGAACTGCTCGAACACGCTGCTTAAGATGCCCGGGACCTTTGATAGCAAGCTTGCCGATCTTGTGATGTTTGAGATAACCCCACACGAGCTCATCCGGATTCAGATCCGGCGAGTAAGCAGGCAGGAAGAAAAGACAAATGCGTCCATCTGATGCTGCGGCAAGCTGGCGGATCGCTTTGCAACGATGAACTGGATGACCATCTGCAATCAGGAAGACGGAAGCATCGGCATTGAGTACCAGTCGCCTGACGAAATCGACGTACGCCGCAATCTTGAAGCTGCCTTCAAAACACAAGAAACGGAATTGACCGCGCGGACTGATCGCCGAGATCAGGCTCACTTTGAAGCGAGCGCCAGTGGTTTCGACAACGGGTGTCTGGCCGATCGGTGCCCAGTTCGTGCCGCTGTGATAGTCCGAGCGCACCGTCGATTCGTCGACGAAGAAAATCTGTGCCCCACAGCGTTTGGCCTGCCTGACAATCGCCGGATATTCGTCTCGCATCCATGACTCGACCAGTTCAGGGTCACGTTGGTAAGCACGCGCCAGCGGCCGCTGCGGTGAAAGTCCGAGCTTCCTGAGCAGCCGGCCGACCGATACTTCAGAGAGCCGGACGTTGAAATGTTCGCGAATCAACTCCCGCACCATGTCTCGTGTCCACAACGCCAACTCGAACTTCATCTGCATTGGATTCTTCGTTGTGACCGTCCGATAGACAAAGCGGATAGCCTCGGACGACAGCTTCGTCGGCCGGCCCGGAACAGGCTCGGCCCGTAAGGCTTCAATACCTCCTTCGCGCCAGGCCGCCAACCACTCGTAAATACGCGCTCTCGAGAATCCCAATGTCCGGATCACGTCCTCAGGTGACTCTCCAGCTTCGACACGCTTGACCGCGCGAATGCGGATCTCTTCAAGTGTTGCGTGTGAAAGCTGTCGACCGTCGTCCTCGCGCATCACGTCTCTCCTCAAGACCCTTTCTCAAGACCCTTTAAGCTTAGATGATGGCGTCGATTTACGTTCGCCTACTTATGCACTGGTTAGTAACTGGTCAAATTCAACACATCTGATCGTACAGACGCACAGCGCTCAGCACCCTATTACTTTTAAGATCGCTTCGGGCAATCGGTTGCCCTTCACCTGGATCTTCGATGCCTGCTCACTGATCTGGCTCACCTCCTCCTCAGTAAGGGCGAGGTCGAGGGCGCCTAGATTCTCCTCCAAGCGGTGCAGCCTGGTTGTGCCGGGAATCGGCACGATCCATGGCTTTCGCGACAGCAGCCACGCCAGCGCAACCTGGGCCGGCGTGGCGTTCTTACGTGCGGCGAAAGCCTTGAGCACGTCGACCAGCTCTAAGTTCGTCTTGCGCGCCTGCGGGGAGAACCGCGGCACGGTATTGCGAAAGTCCGTCGGATGGAACCAGGTGTACTCGTCGATCCTGCCAGTCAGAAAGCCGGCGCCTAGAGGACTGAACGACACGAAGCCAATACCGAGTTCTTCCAGAGTCGACAACAGCCCCGCTTCAGGCCCGCGCCAAAACAGCGAATACTCGCTCTGGACGGCTGTCATCGGTTGCACGGCATGGGCGCGACGGATGGTCTGCTCGCCCGCCTCAGATAGCCCGAAGTGTTTGACCTTGCCATGAGCCATGAGGTCTTTGACCGCACCGGCTACATCCTCAATCGGAACCTCAGGGTCGGCGCGATGTTGATAAAACAGGTCGATCCGGTCGGTGCGGAGACGCTTCAGGCAGGCTTCCGCCACCGTCTTCACATGTTCTGGGCGACTGTTCGTACCGCCCCTGCGCTCACCTGTCGCCATGTCGATGTCGAAGCCGAATTTCGTGGCGATAACCACCTGATCGCGAATCGGTTGCAACGCCTCCCCGACAAGCTCTTCGTTGACAAAGGGCCCATAGGATTCGGCCGTGTCGAACAGCGTAACGCCGCGCTCATGAGCTGCTCGAATGAGCTTGATCATTTCGTGCTTGTCGCTCGGCGGCCCGTATACTGCGCTCATGCTCATACAGCCAAGGCCGAGGGCAGAGACTTCCAGATTGCTCTTTCCGAGTTTGCGGATCTTCATAGTTTTGCCTCCTTGCGGGCATGACCGCCACTATCAGTAGGTCGGAGCGAATTGTTAGCGACGTCGCCGAACGAAATCCTCGATCCGATTGCAGGCCTCATTCAGCTTCGGCTCATCCACCACTAGTGCCAGCCTCACGAAACCGTTTGCAGTCGGACCGAATCGACTAGCATCGAGCAGAGAGACGCCTTTCTCTCGGAGCAGTTGCCACGTGAAGTCGTGTGTGCCTATTCCCGTTCCCCGAATGTCGATCATCATGAAGATGCCCGCCTCTGGAAGCAGGCATTGAAGATTCTGAACGGCATTCAGGCGCTGAAACACGGCATCACGCCGCCGGCGATACACGTCTCTCATCTGCGCGATCACGGAACGACGGTGTTCGAGCGCCGCCAATCCAGCTTGCTGGATGAAACCCGGTAGTCCATACAACATGCAAAGTGCCAGTCGACCCAGATGATCGATCGCTGCCTCCGGCCCGATTACCCAGCCTAGCCGCCAGCCGGTCATTGCATGCGACTTTGAAAAGCTGCCTAACGTCAACGTTCGGCTCGCCATGCCTTCCAAAGACGCGATGCTAATGTGGTCGCGCTCAAAAGTGAGGTCCGCGTATACCTCGTCAGAGACGACCCATAAGTCGCGCTCGCGCGCCAACGCGGCGATCTGTTCAAGATGTTCGCGCGGCATGACCACGCCAGTGGGATTGCAGGGCGTCGCAAAGAAGATTGCGCGTGTGCGCGCGGTAACTGCGGCTCTAAGCGCCTCGCAGTCGAGATGGAAGCCATTCGCGGCGTCCACCGCTACGGGCACGAGGGTGGCGCCGGAGGCGCGAATTGCAGCTTCGTACGTCAGATACATCGGCTCTGGCACGAGCACTTCGTCGCCGGCCTCGCAGACGCAGAGCGACGACGCGAACAGTCCGTTCTGCGCGCCGGCACAGACGATTACATTCGCCTTGGTGACGGCACGGCCGCTGTCGGCCTGATGTTCAGCCGCGATCGCCTCACGCAGGTTATCCCGACCGGCGCCGCCGGTGTAATGTGTATCGTCTTCGTGCAGGGCCGAGATGGCACGTTCAACGACGGGAGCGGGAGTCGGGAAATCCGGATCGCCGACGCTGAGCACGATCACATCTTCGCCTTGAACGGCCGCCAGCCTAGCCGCCCTGTGAATGTCCCACGCCGACGTTCGCTCGCCCTGCAAGCGCTCGACGAGATTCGCAAATTTCAAGTCTATCTCCCTCTTCGGAATGCTAGGCGAACTCCGCTCGCTTGTTGAACATGCATCTTTCTGTGCTCCTGGCGAAAAATTAACAATTTGCATACGGTCCCGAAATGTCAGTCAATCTATCGGCCCGGTCGTTGGGGGAGGTTGCCTATGCCTCCAATACATGCTGAAACATTTTTGCCTCGAGTTCCCGGAAGCGGACATAGTCCATGTCCAAGGTTTGATTATCACTGGACAAGAGGAACGCATATCCCGGTCGCCCTAGGCTGCCGTTTGTCTTTGTCAGATAATCGCCGATTTTCGGGAATACAATCATCCGGTCCAGTGTCGCCAATTCGCCAAATCGACTGAGATCGGGATTGTTCACAACATATCCTTCCCGATTCGAACACATGTAAACAAACCTTAGGCCTTTTTGTCTTGACCCACGCAATGCGTTCACTCGTCTTTGAAACTGTCCGGAATTCAATACCGTCTCAACCATCACAGAAAGTTGACTGTATCCCTGCGCCTCCTCGACGGCCGCGAAGAGTTGAGCGCCGGTCAGACGCGCGCCGCACTCGATAAGCCGCGGTCCATTGACTGTCAGCATCACCTCACTGTGTGCCGCGCCGTTGCAAATTCCCAGCG
This genomic window contains:
- a CDS encoding IS30 family transposase translates to MLWQRWKDGESLSDIGRSLGKHAASIHAIVRPHGGIMPMIRKRSARVLTLAEREEISRGIHADVSIRQIAASLGRSPSTISREIARHGGLDKYRAALADASAWHRARRPKPCRLAVNAKLRRLVGRKLQLKWAPQQIAGWLKQQYPDDATMQVSHETIYRSLFIQARGVLKAELMKHLRTRRMMRRSKKASAKGQPRGQIIDVVSIRERPAEAEDRAVPGHWERDFLSGSNKTHIATLVERHSRFTILVKVKGKDTESVVSALSKQVRKLPAELSPSVTWDRGMELAQHKQFTVATDVQVYFCDPQSPWQRGTNENTNGLLRQYFPKGTSLAGYSQGDLNKIALQLNQRPRKTLGFMTPADKLNASMGVAITG
- a CDS encoding IS630 family transposase — protein: MREDDGRQLSHATLEEIRIRAVKRVEAGESPEDVIRTLGFSRARIYEWLAAWREGGIEALRAEPVPGRPTKLSSEAIRFVYRTVTTKNPMQMKFELALWTRDMVRELIREHFNVRLSEVSVGRLLRKLGLSPQRPLARAYQRDPELVESWMRDEYPAIVRQAKRCGAQIFFVDESTVRSDYHSGTNWAPIGQTPVVETTGARFKVSLISAISPRGQFRFLCFEGSFKIAAYVDFVRRLVLNADASVFLIADGHPVHRCKAIRQLAAASDGRICLFFLPAYSPDLNPDELVWGYLKHHKIGKLAIKGPGHLKQRVRAVLRSLQRIPALVRSMFQHPSVRYAA
- a CDS encoding DUF5372 family protein, producing MFYNGDGRLVSIMASWIDADAPDSFAQAAAGRSWLRTDDLRRLRSQVDELMAEIADHVE
- a CDS encoding aldo/keto reductase, whose product is MKIRKLGKSNLEVSALGLGCMSMSAVYGPPSDKHEMIKLIRAAHERGVTLFDTAESYGPFVNEELVGEALQPIRDQVVIATKFGFDIDMATGERRGGTNSRPEHVKTVAEACLKRLRTDRIDLFYQHRADPEVPIEDVAGAVKDLMAHGKVKHFGLSEAGEQTIRRAHAVQPMTAVQSEYSLFWRGPEAGLLSTLEELGIGFVSFSPLGAGFLTGRIDEYTWFHPTDFRNTVPRFSPQARKTNLELVDVLKAFAARKNATPAQVALAWLLSRKPWIVPIPGTTRLHRLEENLGALDLALTEEEVSQISEQASKIQVKGNRLPEAILKVIGC
- a CDS encoding pyridoxal phosphate-dependent aminotransferase gives rise to the protein MKFANLVERLQGERTSAWDIHRAARLAAVQGEDVIVLSVGDPDFPTPAPVVERAISALHEDDTHYTGGAGRDNLREAIAAEHQADSGRAVTKANVIVCAGAQNGLFASSLCVCEAGDEVLVPEPMYLTYEAAIRASGATLVPVAVDAANGFHLDCEALRAAVTARTRAIFFATPCNPTGVVMPREHLEQIAALARERDLWVVSDEVYADLTFERDHISIASLEGMASRTLTLGSFSKSHAMTGWRLGWVIGPEAAIDHLGRLALCMLYGLPGFIQQAGLAALEHRRSVIAQMRDVYRRRRDAVFQRLNAVQNLQCLLPEAGIFMMIDIRGTGIGTHDFTWQLLREKGVSLLDASRFGPTANGFVRLALVVDEPKLNEACNRIEDFVRRRR